The following proteins are encoded in a genomic region of Spirosoma sp. SC4-14:
- a CDS encoding DUF389 domain-containing protein, protein MIVDEQNPLRTRKPDIFSRFAAIVRERFSLEEDKADEEAIIQTISRGIEFRGVNLWTLIFAIFIASIGLNVNSTAVIIGAMLISPLMGPIMGIGLGVGINDLTMIQRALKNLGIAVFISLLTSTSYFLVSPLHIAQSELLARTSPTVWDAFIALFGGLAGIVAGSRRDKVTNVIPGVAIATALMPPLCTAGYGISTGNLYYFAGAFYLFLINSVCISLATLLIVRFLGYHQKEYPTVEIERRVRNTIWVAVLIVVVPSTYLGYQIVRKTIFEQEAKRFVTNECNFQYRQLINYDAHFNRHQSRLELTLVGEPLPTDSINLLKSKMPAYGLKDAQLIVKQGSFKDAPVDLDAITNSVTDQVFRYNQASLAFKDKTIDSLRQYIELTQLSKVPVTDLRNELKTLMPDVQTFTAAQSLVLSQNSTKPDTVMLVYAKFSRRHKASERRRIESWLKSRTKSKHIKLIVE, encoded by the coding sequence ATGATTGTTGACGAACAGAATCCTCTCCGAACCCGTAAGCCAGATATATTTTCTCGCTTTGCCGCCATTGTCCGGGAACGGTTCAGTCTGGAAGAGGATAAGGCAGATGAAGAGGCTATCATTCAGACAATTAGTCGGGGTATCGAATTTAGGGGTGTTAATCTATGGACACTTATTTTTGCCATTTTCATTGCGTCTATTGGACTGAATGTTAATTCTACGGCCGTCATTATTGGCGCCATGTTGATTTCTCCGCTCATGGGCCCAATAATGGGCATTGGGTTAGGCGTTGGTATTAACGACCTGACAATGATTCAGCGGGCGTTAAAAAACCTGGGCATTGCCGTATTCATTAGTTTGCTTACCTCTACCAGCTATTTCCTGGTTAGCCCCCTGCATATTGCACAGTCGGAGTTGCTGGCCCGCACTTCGCCAACCGTATGGGATGCGTTTATTGCCTTATTTGGTGGGCTGGCAGGTATTGTTGCTGGGTCGCGCCGGGACAAAGTAACGAATGTGATTCCGGGTGTTGCCATTGCTACGGCTCTTATGCCTCCACTCTGTACGGCAGGTTATGGAATTTCGACAGGAAACCTCTATTATTTTGCTGGTGCGTTCTATCTTTTTCTGATCAACAGCGTCTGCATAAGTTTGGCAACGCTGCTCATTGTGCGCTTTTTAGGGTATCATCAGAAAGAGTACCCAACAGTTGAAATTGAACGGCGCGTACGGAATACCATCTGGGTGGCTGTTCTCATTGTGGTTGTGCCGAGCACGTATCTGGGGTATCAGATTGTTCGAAAAACAATTTTTGAGCAGGAAGCAAAACGATTTGTTACCAATGAATGTAATTTCCAGTACCGACAGCTCATTAACTATGATGCCCATTTTAACCGCCATCAGAGCCGACTTGAACTAACGCTGGTTGGCGAGCCATTACCTACTGATTCTATCAATCTGCTCAAATCCAAAATGCCAGCCTATGGACTGAAAGACGCCCAACTGATTGTGAAACAGGGAAGTTTTAAAGATGCTCCCGTCGATCTTGATGCTATTACCAACTCGGTTACCGATCAGGTGTTTCGATACAATCAGGCATCACTTGCGTTTAAAGATAAAACCATCGACTCCTTGCGGCAGTATATTGAACTGACTCAGCTCTCGAAGGTGCCGGTGACCGATTTACGGAATGAACTAAAGACCCTGATGCCGGATGTGCAGACCTTTACGGCCGCTCAATCGTTGGTGTTATCGCAAAACAGCACGAAGCCAGATACAGTCATGCTTGTTTATGCCAAATTTTCCCGCAGGCATAAAGCATCTGAGCGCAGACGGATCGA